A region from the Phycisphaeraceae bacterium genome encodes:
- a CDS encoding HDIG domain-containing protein: MQLFRQHNSLRRQEVRRALPKEPPSWLAWTRRKDVLWAILLAVTLGAIAGLTALRAQHRLNYAEGQIVSDSIVARAEFKARNEAATETAKKAAAAREPSVYSPNPAFISFVQDQFNYLASKATDPNVADARQFPASLEMKPEALTRLRSFFAGNGLPQEQWLGLTQQFRDDLLTLAILTPDRALIERNEKNPAYKIVIQHPLGDLEVVRSEILSVDDAIAIRERIDSKAAKLFSPLLPRVIAALISQNTNPTYVFNEEETKLCKQRASDREPVVEKTFRENDVIVAAGRRINAADIELLELERAAYDTKIDQQNPWMPWISGTGLVGLIMLVSASFWAYILVYNPRIAANPMRGIAFTGLVLLAQTAAVSATLAYPRLLFLTATLPTLISGVVLAIAYDRRFALTVGALHTLLIMISLNLPATFGFVLLAGLATAISQLNEVRSRSKLPLTGLWSGLAMALAVFVTGFAARRLDINASLLDSCKEIGHDALFALTTGLAVGLIVQGLLPLIERLFRVTTAMTLKELNETTLPLLRRLAQEAPGTYQHSLRIADMAEAAAQTIGADGLLCRVGAMYHDVGKINKPHYFVENQAGGPNRHEKLSPAMSVLIIMGHVKDGVEMAREYRLPQSIRQFIETHHGTTLVEYFYHAAKQQRGAQDEPAPSEFEFRYAGPKPQTREAAIIMICDGIEGAARAMAEPTHAKLEQLVHNMSQKRLADGQFDECNITLQELNKVVHSIVKTLAAMYHGRIAYPQDADPPQVENEVRPVTAAS, encoded by the coding sequence ATGCAACTTTTTCGCCAGCACAACTCGCTGCGCCGACAGGAAGTTCGTCGTGCATTACCGAAGGAGCCGCCGTCGTGGCTGGCGTGGACCCGTCGGAAAGATGTCCTGTGGGCCATCCTACTGGCAGTCACACTCGGAGCGATCGCGGGGTTAACCGCTCTTCGCGCGCAACATCGCTTGAATTACGCGGAAGGCCAGATCGTGTCAGATTCGATCGTGGCGCGTGCGGAGTTTAAAGCCCGCAATGAAGCTGCGACGGAAACAGCGAAGAAAGCTGCAGCCGCACGTGAGCCTTCCGTTTACTCGCCTAACCCTGCATTTATCTCCTTTGTGCAGGATCAATTTAACTACCTTGCAAGCAAGGCCACGGACCCCAATGTCGCTGATGCCAGGCAATTTCCAGCTTCACTGGAAATGAAACCCGAAGCACTAACCCGACTGCGGTCCTTCTTCGCCGGCAATGGTCTGCCACAGGAACAATGGCTCGGACTGACACAACAATTCCGCGATGACCTGCTGACGCTAGCCATCCTTACACCGGACCGGGCTTTAATCGAACGTAATGAAAAGAACCCCGCCTACAAGATTGTGATCCAACATCCGCTGGGTGATCTGGAGGTAGTGCGAAGCGAAATCCTTAGCGTTGATGACGCAATCGCTATTCGTGAACGAATCGACAGCAAGGCAGCGAAGCTCTTCTCCCCCCTGCTGCCTCGTGTAATCGCTGCGTTGATAAGCCAGAATACGAATCCGACTTATGTTTTTAACGAGGAAGAGACAAAGCTGTGTAAACAAAGGGCCTCGGATCGGGAGCCTGTTGTTGAGAAGACATTTCGAGAGAACGATGTGATTGTCGCAGCCGGCCGAAGAATCAACGCGGCCGATATCGAACTTCTGGAACTGGAGCGAGCTGCCTATGACACGAAGATTGATCAACAGAATCCCTGGATGCCGTGGATATCGGGTACAGGGCTTGTTGGTCTGATTATGCTCGTTAGTGCCAGCTTCTGGGCATATATCCTCGTGTACAATCCGCGTATCGCGGCAAACCCGATGAGAGGCATCGCCTTTACAGGCCTTGTGCTCTTAGCTCAGACCGCAGCTGTATCCGCAACCCTCGCCTATCCTCGATTGCTCTTTTTGACGGCAACACTCCCAACACTGATATCCGGCGTCGTACTGGCAATTGCATACGATCGGAGATTCGCCCTTACCGTTGGTGCGCTTCATACGCTGCTCATCATGATTTCGCTCAATCTGCCAGCGACTTTTGGCTTCGTACTGCTCGCAGGCTTGGCTACCGCGATCAGCCAGCTCAATGAAGTACGCAGCCGCTCTAAACTTCCCTTAACCGGTCTCTGGTCTGGCTTGGCGATGGCATTGGCGGTATTTGTTACCGGCTTTGCTGCGCGACGACTCGATATCAACGCCTCGCTGCTCGACTCATGCAAGGAAATCGGCCATGACGCGCTCTTTGCCCTCACAACCGGGCTGGCGGTTGGGTTGATCGTGCAGGGATTGTTACCGCTGATTGAACGATTGTTCCGCGTAACGACTGCGATGACACTCAAGGAACTCAACGAGACGACGCTTCCGCTCTTACGGCGTCTGGCGCAGGAAGCACCGGGAACGTACCAACACTCACTACGTATCGCAGACATGGCAGAGGCCGCGGCCCAGACAATCGGAGCGGATGGGTTACTGTGTCGCGTAGGTGCGATGTATCACGACGTGGGCAAGATCAATAAGCCGCACTATTTCGTGGAGAATCAGGCTGGCGGCCCCAACCGACATGAAAAACTATCCCCGGCAATGAGTGTGCTGATCATCATGGGGCATGTAAAAGATGGTGTGGAGATGGCACGCGAATACCGCTTGCCGCAATCGATCCGACAATTCATTGAGACGCATCACGGCACCACGCTGGTTGAATATTTCTATCATGCTGCCAAGCAACAGCGAGGAGCTCAGGATGAGCCAGCGCCCAGCGAGTTTGAGTTCCGCTACGCGGGGCCAAAGCCGCAGACTCGAGAAGCTGCAATCATCATGATCTGCGATGGTATTGAAGGCGCAGCCAGAGCGATGGCTGAACCCACGCACGCCAAGCTAGAACAGTTGGTACACAATATGTCCCAGAAACGGCTTGCTGATGGACAATTTGATGAGTGCAATATCACTCTTCAGGAGTTAAACAAAGTCGTTCACTCAATCGTTAAAACATTGGCCGCAATGTATCACGGTCGTATCGCATATCCACAGGATGCCGATCCCCCACAGGTGGAGAATGAAGTTCGCCCCGTAACTGCTGCCTCGTGA
- a CDS encoding ABC-F family ATP-binding cassette domain-containing protein, with protein MALLSVANLVLSIGDRRILDGVNLTVDAGEHVGMVGRNGCGKSTLLKLISGHCTFKHDEGQIQLARGATAGYLTQDPNLDPDRTLRDEAATAFAELENLHRQLEELAHEMGTAEGDDLDRLLKRYELVEQKVQSAGGYAVDHLIDETLHGLGLTDEFFNVKVKDLSGGQKGRLALAKLLLWQPDILLLDEPTNHLDIAGRQWLEEYLSSYNGAVVLVSHDRWLLDHVVSKIYELEEGRMVEYPGNYQAFRTQRAERRLAAQRVYEKQQERVKHEQAFIDRYRAGQRAAQAQGREKRLERYKRDELVEKPVEMNDMSLTLRPRSRCGDLVATADQVTKGYENKPLFTNLSLVIKRGDRVGIIGPNGAGKSTLVNTLLGGVQSDSGAVRVGNSVDVGHYRQTHEHLDLRSTVTEYLQKFVASGHEQEARNLAGAFLFSGFDQDKPLSVLSGGERSRAVLAGLMAVGHNLLVLDEPTNHLDIPSAERLEDALKQFTAKPEGFGDNVTGGGTLILITHDRMLLEDLVDQLIILDGHGNARHFLGTYSDLVAAQQAEVKMSKATSEPHRKITSPPTATKAPSPQVNKRLDASNSSGPYAKLSQQGLEEKIVAIETKLAELDKELADPDIYRDRGKVKRLQEKRSQLSNELRPLEEEWTRRAK; from the coding sequence ATGGCACTCTTGAGTGTGGCTAATCTGGTGCTTTCCATCGGTGACCGACGTATTCTTGACGGCGTCAATTTAACTGTGGACGCCGGTGAGCACGTAGGGATGGTTGGGCGTAATGGTTGTGGTAAGTCAACCCTATTGAAACTGATCTCCGGTCACTGCACTTTCAAACATGACGAAGGCCAGATTCAACTAGCGCGAGGCGCGACAGCCGGCTATTTGACGCAAGATCCGAATCTTGATCCGGATCGCACTCTTCGTGATGAGGCTGCCACTGCATTTGCCGAACTGGAAAACCTGCATCGACAACTGGAAGAACTCGCACACGAAATGGGGACGGCTGAGGGAGACGACCTCGATCGTCTACTCAAGCGATATGAACTAGTCGAACAGAAAGTCCAATCAGCAGGCGGTTATGCTGTCGATCATCTGATTGATGAGACTTTGCATGGCCTGGGACTCACGGATGAGTTCTTCAACGTCAAGGTTAAGGATTTATCCGGCGGGCAGAAAGGTCGACTTGCACTAGCAAAACTTCTGCTTTGGCAGCCCGATATTTTGTTGCTTGATGAGCCAACGAACCATCTCGATATCGCCGGCCGTCAATGGCTCGAAGAATATTTATCCTCTTATAACGGTGCGGTTGTACTCGTAAGCCATGACCGATGGCTCCTCGATCATGTCGTCTCCAAGATCTATGAGCTTGAAGAGGGACGAATGGTTGAGTACCCGGGAAATTATCAAGCGTTTCGAACACAACGGGCTGAGCGGCGGCTTGCAGCACAACGTGTCTATGAGAAGCAACAGGAACGTGTGAAGCACGAACAGGCGTTTATTGACCGCTATCGAGCAGGTCAGCGGGCAGCCCAGGCGCAGGGACGAGAAAAACGTCTGGAACGCTACAAACGCGACGAACTGGTCGAAAAGCCTGTCGAGATGAACGACATGAGCTTGACACTTCGACCTCGAAGCCGATGCGGAGACCTGGTTGCGACTGCCGACCAAGTAACGAAGGGTTACGAAAACAAACCGCTGTTTACGAACCTATCGCTTGTGATCAAGCGTGGTGATCGTGTGGGAATCATTGGTCCCAATGGTGCAGGCAAATCCACACTTGTGAATACACTTCTAGGCGGCGTCCAGTCTGATAGCGGTGCCGTACGTGTAGGAAATTCGGTGGATGTAGGCCACTACCGACAAACCCACGAACATCTTGATCTACGCAGCACAGTCACCGAGTACCTCCAGAAATTTGTTGCAAGTGGACACGAGCAGGAAGCAAGAAATCTCGCTGGAGCTTTTTTATTTTCCGGATTCGACCAAGACAAGCCTCTCTCGGTACTTAGCGGCGGAGAACGCAGCCGTGCTGTACTCGCGGGGCTAATGGCTGTTGGCCACAATCTGCTGGTTCTTGATGAACCAACAAACCATTTGGACATCCCTAGTGCCGAACGACTCGAAGACGCCCTCAAACAGTTCACTGCCAAACCTGAAGGATTTGGAGATAACGTAACAGGCGGAGGTACTCTCATTCTCATTACTCACGACCGTATGCTGCTTGAAGACCTGGTAGATCAACTCATCATTCTCGACGGTCACGGCAACGCGAGACACTTTCTGGGGACTTACAGTGATCTTGTTGCTGCCCAACAAGCGGAAGTAAAAATGAGTAAGGCAACATCGGAGCCCCACCGAAAAATCACATCACCTCCAACTGCGACAAAAGCCCCCTCACCACAGGTAAATAAAAGGTTAGATGCCAGCAACAGTTCTGGTCCCTATGCAAAGTTATCACAACAGGGACTGGAAGAAAAAATAGTAGCGATTGAGACAAAGCTGGCAGAGTTAGATAAGGAACTGGCAGACCCGGATATTTATCGTGACAGAGGAAAAGTCAAAAGGCTCCAAGAGAAACGATCACAATTATCAAACGAGTTGAGGCCGCTCGAAGAAGAGTGGACCAGACGAGCAAAGTAA
- a CDS encoding sulfatase-like hydrolase/transferase, producing MSRPHLIFLMADQLRYDVLGAYGDHQCPTPGLDRLAERSTIFDRHYTPCPLCGPAHASILTGLSPRQHGALISGWFHSEQSFGFVKPNITLFPQILAEAGYRVVHVGIQLLRGSKGSRLQAAGVEYSGPASNGEHLRDLLSRNLQLGDVEAFRDPIIDTENGKPTVFTTSSPRPAIFPLREELFLDEVLATRMVEVVNQHVNTGDTRPLALFGFFWLPHPPLWAPKVWASKVAADAISLPPHVGKWFSGMPALQLANIPGQLGAHVSLPQWREIWAMYFGMVALMDRCVSRVLAAFDYAAMLDDSLVLFTSDHGDMLGSHRLYGKMCLYEEATRVPLLCKLPHQTSSRRVLEMTDHLDLVPTLADLAGISAPTGCAGRSLRTLAEGQPNHEPRLQTFAAYDGNAGRGFTQRMVRTATHKLIHNIGDRAELYDVIEDPRETRNLAGQVKEKTVEIELRDMLNKWMADTGDDAPRC from the coding sequence ATGTCGCGGCCACATCTTATTTTTCTGATGGCTGACCAGCTCCGCTATGACGTTCTCGGAGCCTACGGCGATCATCAATGTCCAACCCCCGGCCTCGATCGGCTGGCCGAACGATCTACAATTTTTGATCGGCATTACACGCCTTGTCCACTCTGCGGTCCTGCCCACGCAAGTATCCTCACCGGCCTCTCGCCTCGCCAGCACGGTGCCCTCATCAGTGGATGGTTCCACAGCGAGCAGTCATTCGGTTTTGTAAAGCCAAACATCACACTATTCCCACAGATTCTTGCTGAAGCCGGGTATCGAGTTGTGCATGTGGGAATTCAACTTCTCCGCGGGTCAAAAGGCTCACGATTACAAGCTGCTGGAGTCGAGTACTCAGGGCCTGCCAGTAACGGAGAGCACCTTCGTGATCTGCTGTCTCGCAATCTTCAGCTAGGTGATGTCGAAGCTTTTCGCGATCCAATCATAGATACAGAGAATGGCAAGCCAACGGTTTTCACGACATCATCGCCCCGACCTGCGATTTTTCCTCTGCGGGAGGAATTGTTTCTTGATGAAGTTCTTGCAACCCGTATGGTAGAAGTGGTTAACCAACACGTTAACACTGGAGATACCCGCCCGCTTGCTCTTTTCGGATTCTTCTGGCTACCGCATCCACCTCTTTGGGCTCCAAAAGTATGGGCGAGCAAGGTTGCGGCTGATGCCATTTCTTTGCCGCCGCACGTTGGCAAGTGGTTTTCCGGCATGCCCGCTCTGCAATTGGCAAATATTCCTGGCCAATTAGGAGCACATGTAAGCCTTCCACAATGGCGAGAAATCTGGGCTATGTATTTTGGCATGGTCGCTCTGATGGACCGTTGCGTCAGTCGTGTACTGGCAGCCTTCGATTATGCTGCGATGTTGGACGACTCACTGGTACTTTTCACATCAGATCATGGGGACATGCTCGGAAGTCATCGACTCTATGGGAAGATGTGCCTCTACGAGGAGGCCACCCGCGTACCACTCCTATGCAAACTGCCTCACCAAACCTCTTCCCGACGAGTGCTGGAAATGACCGATCATCTAGACCTCGTTCCGACACTCGCTGATCTTGCAGGCATCTCCGCACCAACAGGTTGCGCCGGTCGCAGCCTGCGTACTCTGGCTGAAGGTCAACCCAATCACGAACCGCGATTACAAACATTTGCTGCCTACGACGGTAATGCCGGCCGCGGATTTACACAGCGTATGGTGCGTACCGCTACGCATAAGTTGATCCACAACATTGGAGATCGTGCTGAACTTTATGACGTGATCGAAGATCCGCGAGAAACACGTAACCTCGCGGGGCAAGTGAAAGAGAAGACAGTGGAAATAGAACTAAGAGATATGCTCAACAAGTGGATGGCTGATACTGGCGATGATGCGCCTCGCTGCTGA
- a CDS encoding heparinase II/III family protein, whose translation MPTLLQQLQSAASPIFSAWGDPLPAWNDQTRRTADCAVDGVLLFRFNGLIPTTIGRRNIDWSGKHHQHQEWPAQLNRFFTLGSLARAWLQTGQSHYVQAARDYIEDWIASHPTPQSSATFSMQRYDNVLNLGLRMGDSQHNGWLGTLPAFMSSPIFDEAFVRCVIDSAAAQLNYLSEHPAPTINWRIANADALLLSGIRISHHPSSQVWRRVGVRLLNDAFRRQVLRDGAHMERTPGYHHWMTRVADKFVTLARHVPEIGLDLNHDIVAGLYDYAVAALRPNGAHNGIHDSQGSRITPDNDGPAPSRNAISTALQDRAAFRKSVGLPEINPPTSAFFLDAGQAYLRTDWSSDATYVTFDATTYGGGHCHLSRNTIQIHAFGKTLLPDPGWLTYEESDPASFHGKSTRAHNTLNLNGWNQSSSNPSITRYFHADARQVAKGATLPVYDICRSDYEGGYWQGNYNWGFDRMSHGIWASHCRIALFVHDLGVLVIDNMYRVPTSLPESDASIPSVEANWQLMEGDVNLDLNNRVVHTAHERGNVALHMAVIPEGAKVTMAAGIGRKEEATIRGWLPTDDGLTPASQVRIELPHMHKHYADFVTMILPFAGATPAAVKIKAQSASGIKPGWLELAHADGRCDQFAWMYRMDMMLGSCELFGGFETDASFIHIRRDSQGKVMGVTAFDGTYITPSDARRQLEWNSIAGIAHDVSVH comes from the coding sequence ATGCCAACTCTCCTTCAACAACTCCAATCTGCTGCTTCACCGATCTTTTCCGCATGGGGCGATCCGCTGCCAGCATGGAATGACCAGACGCGTCGAACTGCTGATTGTGCTGTCGATGGAGTGTTGCTTTTCCGGTTTAATGGTCTGATTCCAACAACTATCGGTCGCCGGAATATTGACTGGTCCGGCAAGCATCACCAGCATCAGGAATGGCCTGCTCAACTCAATCGTTTTTTTACTCTAGGTTCGCTTGCCAGAGCATGGTTACAAACTGGCCAGTCACATTATGTACAAGCTGCACGAGACTATATTGAGGATTGGATTGCCTCTCATCCCACTCCACAATCGTCGGCGACGTTTTCGATGCAACGATATGACAATGTGCTGAACTTGGGGCTGCGCATGGGTGATTCGCAGCACAATGGCTGGCTGGGAACGCTACCCGCATTCATGAGCAGCCCTATCTTCGACGAAGCATTTGTCCGCTGTGTTATTGATTCAGCAGCAGCACAACTGAACTATCTCTCGGAACATCCGGCACCAACAATCAACTGGCGCATCGCCAATGCTGATGCGCTCCTGCTTTCAGGCATTCGAATTTCACATCACCCGAGTTCGCAGGTATGGCGTCGTGTGGGTGTCCGTTTGCTCAATGATGCGTTTCGTCGGCAAGTACTTCGGGATGGCGCGCATATGGAACGCACCCCCGGCTATCACCACTGGATGACTCGCGTGGCCGATAAGTTTGTCACCTTAGCGAGGCACGTACCTGAAATAGGGTTAGATCTCAATCACGATATAGTGGCGGGGCTTTACGACTATGCCGTTGCAGCATTGAGACCTAACGGCGCGCACAATGGGATACACGACAGTCAGGGTTCTCGAATTACTCCGGATAATGATGGCCCCGCACCGTCACGGAATGCCATTAGTACCGCTTTGCAAGATCGAGCAGCATTCCGAAAGAGTGTTGGACTTCCAGAGATAAATCCACCAACTTCAGCTTTTTTTCTCGATGCCGGTCAAGCATACCTGCGTACGGACTGGTCATCCGATGCCACCTACGTCACCTTTGACGCTACTACGTATGGTGGCGGCCACTGCCATCTTTCACGCAATACAATTCAAATTCATGCCTTCGGCAAGACCCTGTTGCCCGATCCGGGATGGCTCACCTATGAAGAGTCCGATCCGGCATCGTTTCACGGCAAGTCCACGCGTGCTCACAACACACTAAACCTCAATGGTTGGAACCAATCGAGTTCTAATCCATCGATTACACGGTATTTTCATGCTGATGCGCGACAAGTAGCCAAGGGAGCAACGCTGCCTGTGTATGACATCTGTCGATCAGATTATGAAGGGGGATATTGGCAGGGCAATTACAATTGGGGATTCGATCGAATGTCGCACGGTATCTGGGCTAGCCATTGCCGTATTGCACTTTTTGTACACGATCTAGGCGTACTCGTGATCGACAACATGTACCGTGTACCGACATCCCTGCCAGAGTCGGACGCATCTATCCCTTCTGTGGAAGCAAATTGGCAACTGATGGAAGGGGATGTCAACCTCGATCTTAATAATCGCGTGGTACATACAGCTCACGAGCGGGGTAATGTTGCTCTGCACATGGCGGTGATTCCCGAAGGAGCGAAGGTGACGATGGCAGCTGGTATTGGACGTAAAGAAGAAGCAACAATTCGAGGCTGGCTGCCAACCGATGACGGTTTGACTCCCGCATCACAGGTACGGATCGAATTGCCTCACATGCACAAACACTACGCAGACTTTGTAACCATGATCTTGCCATTCGCTGGCGCCACACCAGCGGCCGTCAAAATTAAAGCTCAATCTGCCTCCGGCATAAAACCGGGGTGGTTAGAGTTAGCACACGCGGATGGTCGATGCGATCAGTTCGCTTGGATGTACCGCATGGACATGATGCTTGGTAGCTGTGAATTATTCGGCGGCTTTGAGACAGATGCTTCGTTCATTCACATCCGACGCGACTCACAGGGTAAGGTGATGGGTGTTACTGCCTTTGATGGCACCTACATCACGCCAAGTGATGCTCGCCGTCAACTTGAGTGGAATTCAATTGCGGGCATAGCCCACGACGTGAGTGTGCATTGA
- a CDS encoding threonylcarbamoyl-AMP synthase produces the protein MNVPSSTLSSLIIRAKEIILAGGVVGLPTETVYGLAANALDPIAVAMIFEIKNRPKFDPLIVHVPDTSSLEELVIEISQTTQRLAGTFWPGPLTLVLPKNKIVPDIVTAGLPNVAIRVPDHPIAQQLLRSVRVPLAAPSANRFGSVSPTTAEHVRQELGNAVPLVLEGGSCRAGVESTVLSLVEEPTLLRPGAVAIEDIEAVIGSVRRLDKTDKRILSPGMSALHYAPRTRLYFGGSRPVGRVGLLSLGPPSNTSGYTAVEVLSPSGNTIEAATNLFAAIRRLDAMELDAIYAEPVPDQGLGLAINDRLRRASAIR, from the coding sequence TTGAACGTTCCATCCTCTACTCTCAGCTCTCTCATTATCCGTGCCAAGGAAATTATCCTTGCGGGCGGAGTGGTCGGCCTGCCGACCGAGACCGTTTATGGGTTGGCTGCGAATGCCCTCGATCCCATTGCGGTTGCCATGATTTTTGAGATTAAGAACAGACCAAAATTCGACCCCTTGATCGTGCACGTGCCAGATACTTCTTCACTCGAGGAACTGGTTATAGAAATCTCTCAGACAACACAACGACTTGCTGGCACATTCTGGCCCGGACCGCTGACACTTGTATTACCTAAAAATAAGATTGTTCCTGATATCGTCACTGCTGGATTACCAAATGTAGCGATCCGTGTGCCTGATCACCCTATCGCTCAACAGCTGCTTCGCTCAGTTCGTGTGCCCCTCGCCGCACCTAGCGCGAACCGATTTGGCTCTGTCAGCCCTACGACTGCAGAACATGTTCGGCAGGAACTCGGGAATGCTGTTCCACTTGTACTCGAAGGCGGCTCCTGCCGCGCAGGGGTTGAGTCAACCGTGTTGTCTCTTGTTGAAGAACCCACACTCCTGCGTCCTGGAGCAGTGGCCATTGAGGACATCGAAGCAGTCATCGGTTCGGTCCGTCGACTTGATAAAACCGATAAACGAATTCTGTCACCGGGCATGTCCGCACTCCACTATGCCCCGAGAACCCGACTTTATTTTGGAGGCAGCCGACCGGTTGGACGTGTGGGCTTATTGTCACTCGGCCCGCCCAGCAATACGAGTGGTTATACAGCAGTAGAGGTGTTGTCACCTTCCGGAAACACTATTGAAGCTGCTACAAATCTGTTCGCAGCGATACGCCGCCTTGATGCGATGGAACTCGATGCCATCTACGCTGAACCTGTTCCCGATCAAGGGCTTGGCCTGGCGATCAATGATCGACTCAGGCGGGCAAGTGCAATACGTTGA
- a CDS encoding HEAT repeat domain-containing protein has product MDRTHRDIWGVKLLLFAGLWGILPMSIGGCDANKIMKDAMEPFFPPSPGEVTREVFNTYDADKRRRGIILLANAKFGGDEPYLRTYRMLIDDEDASVRAACVKALAMHGKVEDVPLLVRRLKDDASFVRWEAALALQRIHNPIAVEPLMLAVSKDEDSDVRMAAATALGQYAEPRVFEILVSALDDQEYAVVQNAHESLQTLTGQNLDPDGAVWLAFKKEHPGEALFKNQQQYLWKPYTKPKGTLDYVKFWKKKPTPQPAPPVGATTQTAEAN; this is encoded by the coding sequence ATGGATCGAACTCATCGCGATATCTGGGGTGTAAAGCTGCTTCTGTTTGCCGGACTCTGGGGCATTCTACCTATGTCAATAGGTGGTTGTGACGCCAATAAAATCATGAAGGACGCGATGGAACCTTTCTTCCCGCCATCGCCGGGCGAGGTCACTCGTGAAGTGTTCAACACATACGATGCAGATAAGCGTCGCCGTGGAATTATCCTGCTGGCCAATGCGAAGTTCGGAGGCGATGAACCCTATCTTCGTACCTATCGTATGCTCATCGATGATGAGGATGCCTCTGTTCGAGCTGCGTGCGTAAAAGCTCTTGCCATGCATGGGAAGGTGGAGGACGTTCCACTTCTTGTGCGTCGTCTGAAGGATGACGCATCGTTTGTTCGCTGGGAAGCAGCTCTGGCTCTTCAACGAATACACAATCCAATTGCCGTCGAACCGTTGATGCTTGCCGTCTCGAAAGACGAAGATTCCGACGTTCGTATGGCTGCCGCCACGGCACTTGGTCAATATGCCGAACCACGAGTGTTTGAAATATTGGTTAGTGCGCTGGACGACCAGGAATATGCTGTTGTACAGAATGCGCACGAGTCACTACAGACACTGACTGGGCAGAACCTTGATCCGGACGGTGCTGTTTGGTTGGCATTCAAAAAAGAACATCCGGGTGAGGCTCTCTTTAAAAACCAGCAACAATACCTCTGGAAGCCCTACACCAAACCCAAGGGGACACTCGACTACGTAAAGTTTTGGAAAAAGAAGCCAACCCCACAACCCGCACCGCCGGTTGGCGCGACCACTCAGACAGCGGAAGCAAACTGA
- a CDS encoding GNAT family N-acetyltransferase, translated as MANAKIDIVGKAEIPLIAELYSKIFHPARDAEFFRRRFLGRYNQLLLVASLEEKPVGFYVGFELKPTVYFSWLFGVSPDARRMGIASQLMEAAHSWAINAGYEGMRFECHNQHRPMLHLAISQKYDIVGIRWDPDRTANLVIFEKQLQHLEG; from the coding sequence ATGGCCAACGCCAAGATTGATATTGTCGGTAAAGCTGAGATACCACTGATCGCAGAGCTTTACTCCAAGATTTTCCATCCCGCAAGAGATGCGGAGTTTTTCCGTCGCAGATTCCTTGGTCGTTACAACCAACTTCTCCTGGTCGCCAGTCTCGAAGAGAAGCCGGTCGGGTTTTACGTTGGGTTTGAACTAAAACCAACCGTTTATTTTTCGTGGTTGTTTGGCGTTTCACCTGATGCCCGCCGCATGGGTATCGCCTCGCAGCTTATGGAAGCTGCCCATTCCTGGGCAATTAATGCGGGTTACGAAGGCATGCGCTTTGAATGCCACAATCAACATCGCCCGATGTTGCACTTGGCTATCTCACAGAAATATGACATCGTTGGTATTCGCTGGGATCCCGATCGAACTGCCAACCTTGTGATCTTTGAGAAACAGCTACAGCACTTGGAGGGTTGA
- a CDS encoding DUF167 domain-containing protein, with the protein MGNLQLTTVLSTNPEGVIVQVKIVPRASKSRIAGILGGRLKILVAAPPEDGKANQAVCLLLAETLGIPSRDVIVEAGHTQPQKRLLLRGISLCRVTERMKKYLE; encoded by the coding sequence ATGGGGAATCTTCAATTAACGACCGTATTATCAACAAACCCTGAGGGTGTAATAGTTCAAGTTAAAATCGTTCCTCGTGCCAGCAAAAGCCGAATTGCTGGGATATTAGGCGGGAGACTCAAGATACTGGTCGCTGCACCTCCTGAGGATGGGAAGGCGAATCAAGCTGTATGCTTGCTCTTGGCCGAGACACTGGGGATTCCCTCTCGCGACGTGATTGTGGAGGCGGGTCACACCCAGCCTCAGAAGCGTCTATTGCTCCGAGGTATCAGTTTGTGCCGGGTAACAGAGCGTATGAAGAAGTATCTTGAATAG